The Pan troglodytes isolate AG18354 chromosome 1, NHGRI_mPanTro3-v2.0_pri, whole genome shotgun sequence genome includes a region encoding these proteins:
- the LOC134808764 gene encoding uncharacterized protein LOC134808764 isoform X2 — MEMVFNTAHDLQLRPASVCLLQEPELSPHPGSPELREQMEERKTAGLGDENNHKGQAIELVHSEGQQQLQEGEDATMSPRPRPRSLDLGAAVAVDALQLDDLSWASDPELQPYFSITRYSMPTPQLHVESKQLTQPRYSEDTNDNSSY; from the exons ATGGAGATGGTTTTTAACACTGCCCATGACCTGCAGCTCAGACCTGCCTCTGTGTGTCTCCTGCAGGAGCCTGAGCTGAGTCCACACCCTGGAAGCCCAGAACTGAGGGAAcagatggaagaaagaaagacagcagGTTTAGGGGATGAGAATAACCACAAAGGACAAGCCATTG AGCTGGTTCATAGTGAGGGGCAGCAGCAACTTCAAGAGGGGGAGGATGCGACCATGAGTCCCCGCCCCAGACCCAGGAGCCTTGACCTTGGGGCTGCCGTAGCAGTGGATGCTCTTCAG CTGGATGACCTGTCCTGGGCCAGTGACCCTGAACTTCAGCCATATTTCAGCATCACAAGGTACAGTATGCCAACACCTCAGCTCCATGTTGAGTCAAAGCAGTTAACACAGCCAAGGTATTCAGAGGACACTAATGATAACAGTAGCTACTGA